Within the Clostridia bacterium genome, the region CACAACCTAATTCTGTAAAAAAGACATGCCAAAATGGGTAATATAAAAAATAGAATAAAGCTCGCGGGAAACCAATTCTCATCGCTGCCAATTACTTACCCCCTTTAATTCTATTTTATTTATTTTTATCCAAAAATTTAGCCGGAGCTACCCAAAATTCAAACTCCGACCAAATTAACCCAAAACCTCTTTTAAACGACTGGCCATCCCCGGAATTTTATACGTAGGTACCCCACAAATAGCAATCCTAATTCCCTTAGCTAAAGGGACCGTATAAAAATGTTGTTCCCTTAACTTTTCCGCTATCTCTCCAGGTTGCTTAGTAGGTATAGTTATAAAAAAACCACTTTGATAAGGCAAAAGTGCTAAATCTACTTCTTTAGCTTCTTTAAGAAAAAGCCCAGCACGTTTTTGTAGTAAACCTGTATAATCAGCCCTTTCCTGTTCAACACGCCTACTTAAAGTAGGACTAGCTGCAACTTCAGCCAAAAGCCTTTGAGCACAACGAGTACCATTAGACCAAACCCCGCGATTAGAGCAAACATTAACCCGATAAAACTCGGCAATTACTTTTTCGGAGGAACTCAAACCAATTAAAGCACCGGAACGCAAACCATAAATTAAATAAGATTTAGACATACTAAAGGCCATAGTAATTAAAATGCTTTCCGGCAAATCGGAAAAAAGTCTCATAAAGGAACGTGTTTCCTCTTTCGTCCCCGCATAATCTAAATAAGCTAAATCCAATAGCAAAATAATTTTTTTCCGCTTGTTTAACACATATTCCCGGAAAAAACTCAGCATTTTTTCCCATTCTAAATTAGTAATACTATAACCAGTAGGATTATGAGCTGGTGTATTAAAAATAATAACTAACTGTTCCTGCTCCTCTAATAATTGTACTATTTTTTCCTGTAAAGATTCCAAGTTTAATTCTCCTTGAGAATTAAACATTTGATAAACCTCTACTTGACGCTGATGTTCGGCAGCAATTGTCCAATAAGGTCCCCAGGCCCAATCAGGAACCAATACCTTTTCACCCTGCTGAGTATAATTATAAACTACATGACGCACCGCACCCGTACCTCCAGGTGTAGCCAAAGCCCGCACAAAAGTATTTTCTGGTTGAAATTTCCCTAAAGTTTCCTTAATAACCGCCTCTTCAAATTCCGGTAATCCCGCGATAGGAGCATAACTCATCATTTCTGATGCAGGTAATTGTTGCAGATATTCCTTAACCGTCGGCAAAAAAGCGAATTTTTCTTCCTCATCATAAATAGCCCCAATAGAAGCATTAATTACATTTTCCGTACCCAATTCCCGTACCGCTTGATTGGCCCTTTGTAAAATTGAAAAAACTGCATCCGGTTTTTTACCTTTTCCGGCCGCATGTGGTGCAGCAATTTCCATTATAAATCCCCCCTAAAATAATTATATTTTATCATAAATTTAACAATTTCCATAGCCTAATTTCCCAAAACCGCAGCTAAAACATCAGCCATTAATTTAGCACTTTCTAGGGCATCTGCTTCTTTATTTAAATCACTACCCATTTCTAATAATAAAGCACGTGAATGTAAATTCTGATTATAGGTTCTATTTTTAAGAAGACGCACAGCCTTAATCAAACCTGGGTATAGCTCAGCCGCTTTTTTTTCAAGTTTTTGGGCAAAAGCAAAGTTTTCCTTCCATTCAGGATGAGCTGCTCCCACAATAATTAAAATTTTAGCACAATCCCGTCCTTGAATTTTTACCAAAGTATCACTTCTTTTTTTATAACCTGCATCCCGGTGAATATCCAAAACTACTTGTATTTGGGGATCTTCCTGTAATATTTGTTTCACAGTTTGACGTGAATTTAAATAGGCTTGATTAAAATTGGGATAATCATGAATTACATCACTATAAATAGTTTTTAAACGATGTTTATTTTCCAAAGTCTGCACCAAAGTTTGACTTACCGCAGCTATTCCCCCATTTTGCCCCTCTAAACGATCAGTTCCTTGAGTAGGTCGATATGATTCCGCATTATGAGTATTATAAATCAAAATCATAGGTTTACCATCTAATTGTACAGGTGGAAATTCAGCTTCCGGAATTTTAAACCAATCCTCTAGTTCTTTCTCTTGACTGGGTAAATAAAAATCTTCTTCTCCCCCCTCTAATTCATATAAACCATAAAACTCAATTTTTTCCCGGGGATCAATCAAATTCAATTCCCAACATAATAAAGAAAAAGGATTACTTACGTTTACTCCAGTTAACAACTCAATAACTTGTTCCCCCCAATTATCCCATTGTATTCCATAAAAGCCGCTACCGGCAAGCCAAGGTGAAAAAACAGCTGCTAAACCTTCACTTAATAAAAATAAAGGTTCACCCCATGATTTACTAATTAAGTCCAAAGCAGTAGTACGTAATGGAAAAACCAATAAAAAAAAGATTAAAAAAAGCACCACAAAAAAAAACAAAGCCTTATCAATATAATAAAGCCTCAATCCCTGCCACCATTTCCTAAAAAACATACTCCCCCACCTCTTTTAATAATTTATATGTGACAGGGAGCATGAATAATACAAGTATTATCTTATTTCTGTAGGTATAAATAAATCAATTAAGCCGATTACCAATGAGGCTAATAAAGCACCAAATACACTGACACTAATACTACCTGGTACAATAAATTGGGACAAATAAATAACAACCGCTGCACTTATAAAACCAACTAAACCTCGTGATTGAGGAGTTACCCTTTCCCCCAATAATTTTTCTACAACCCAACCCAAAAGAGCAATTACAATCGCCGCCATTATCGCACCAGTAAAACCAGCCACCGTAAACCCCGGTATAAGCCAACTAACCAACAATAAAACAATTGCCGAAACGAGAAAGCGAACTATAGTACCCAGCACATTTTCACCCCCTTTTCCTTAACTAGCTTGACCTCTTTCTTAAATTTTATTCAAATTATTTACGGTTTAAGCTTCTTCTAAAAGCCCTTACGACTTTTCTTGCTTTTTCCGATTACAAGTGATACACTCAAGCCATAATTCATAACTAAGGAGGTGGCTTAATGGCTAATCTTAAATCTGCCCGTAAAAGAGCTAAAACATCAAGCATTCGCTATGCTCGGAATGCTGCCTATAAATCCAAAATGAGAACCGCAATTCGTCATTTTGAAACAGCTCTCCAAGAAGAAAATAAAGAACAGGCTCAAGAAAAACTGCAGGATGTAATTAAAATCACAGACAAATTGGCCAGCAAAGGCATTATTCACAAAAATACGGCTGCACGTAAAAAATCACGTTTATCCCGCAAACTAAAACAAATCAGCAGTTAAAAAAGGTAGAAAGGAATCTACCTTTTTTTTATGTGGCTAAACGGATAATTAAATTTTCTAAAGTTAAATCCGGATCATAACCACTTTTTAATTTTAAATCATATTCACGCAGTAAAATAAGACTATTTTCCAATTCAGAGAACGAAAAATTACTCACCTGTCGTCTTATTTTTCCAGCGACAAAAGGATGTAAAGCCAATTTATTAATAATTTCTTTCATTTCCCAACCCTGCTGCAGGAAATCTTTAATCAAAAGAATTAACCTAATTTGACGGGTGATCATAAAAAGAATTTTAACAGGTAATTCTTTCATGAGTAGTAGTTTTCTTAACTCCTTTAAAGCCATGACTTTATTTTTCGCCCCCAAAGCATCTACCAAATCAAAAATATTGCTTTCAAAAGATTGAGCAACCAAAGTTTGAGTCATTTTCAAATCAATAACTTTTGCCTGATCACTATAAAGCACCAATTTTTCCAATTCATTTACTAAATCACGCAAACATTCCCCATGATTAAAAATTAAATAATTAGCTGCCTGCTGCTCCAAAGTCTTACCCATATTCTGAGCAGTTTCTAAAAGCCACTTATTTAATTTTTGTCCGCGTAAAGGTTTAAACTCTATCAATAAATGTTTATTTTTTACCAACTGCCGGTAAAGTTTCCGCTGTTTACTTACATTACCAGTTTGCCAAAAAACTAAACAAGTAGAGTCTAAAGGATTAGCCAAATAATCTTCTAATAATTTAAATTCAGCTGCATTTTCCTGTTCACCTTTTTTACGCTGTAGTAGTGTACTATCACGAACCACAATTAATCTTTTGGGAGCAAAAAGTGGCAGTGTATTAGCTAAATCCACTAATTCCTTGATACCAATATCCCCAGCCAATTCATTAAGATTAAAAGCACTGCTTTCCGCCGGCACCAGTGCTTTTTTTAATTCAAGAATCACTTTTTCCTGTAAATATTCTTCACTTCCATACAGCAAATAAAGTGGAGCAATTTCTCCTGCTTTAATCTTTTCCAACAATTTCTCTATTTCCCGCATTATCTATCCCCCATTATAAATGCTGTTGATATCTGCGCGGCCTAGAACTAGCAAACCATCTTCTACTTCTTTTAAAACGCCATTGACGAGTAAAGCGCCATAAAATTTGCACTAAATATAAAGCGGCAAAAGCAGAAATACCTATTTGCTTGAAATTCCAAGCCCGTACACTTTCTTTGGCCAATAAATTAACCGTACCCACCGTTTCCCCATTAACTTGATAAATCATTTTACCCACGATTTCACCTTGAGCCACGGATTTTCCCAAAGGAAGTAAAACTAATTGTGATTCTACTTTTTGATTACCACCCTGTGGTAAAGAAAACAAACAACCTTTTTCGGCAATTACCTCTAATTTTTTTCGAGGTGTAAAATCTAAAGTAGCCACAATTTCCTCTGGCTCAACTAACTGCATAGTTTGGAAATTTTGAAAACCATAATCTAATAAACCTTGAGCATCTGTCCACATTTCTTTACCTACACTGCCCAAAACTACAGCCAAAAAAGACTGTCCATTTCGCTCAGCAGCGGCCACAATCGTACTTTTAGCTTCTGAAGTATAACCTGTTTTTACACCCATGGCCCCCTCATAAGACCATAATAATTCATTTTTATTAATTAAATTTGTCTGCCAAGCCTTCCCCTGCCAAGGAAGTACTTTTGTCTGTACAATTTCACGAAACAAAGGATTTTGTAAAGCATAACGAGTAATCACAGCCTGATCATAAGCTGTAGTATAATGTCCTTCGGCAGATAAACCATGGGCATTTACGAAATTAGTATTTAAAGCACCTAATTCCTGTGCTTTTTGATTCATTAACTCGGCAAATTTAGCCTCACTGCCTGCTAAATGTTCGGCAATGGCTAGAGCAGCATCATTGGCCGAGTGAATCATTGTCACCTTAACTAAATCCAAAAGAGTGACCTGTTCCCCCTCCTCCAAATAAACACGTGTTCCTTCCAGAAGGGGAGGCTGTTCACTAATAGTGACTACTTCTTCTAATTTATTACTTTCAATAGCCATAATTGCCGTCAATATTTTAGTAATACTTGCTGGTGCATAAGCCTCCTTTTCATTTTTGCCCCAAAGAACTTGTCCACTTTGTAAATCTATTAAAATTGCACCTCGTCCGTTAACCACTGGTGCTCCAATTAATTTTCCCGAAAAACAACAAATAAAAATCACACTTAACAACACAAACCACCATTTCCTCATTTCCCAGCCCCCAAATCAACAAGATACCCATTTATTATATCATAAAAAAGTTCTGAGCACGATTTTTCGTCCATCACTTTTAGTAATAATTGCTCCCCTTTCCCGCGTAACAAAAACTGGAATACCTTTTTCCCGAAAATAATTTAGTATTTGCGGATGAGGTTGATTAAAATTATTTTTACCTACCGAAATAATTACCCCTGCGGGGTTTACCTGTTCATAAAAAGCCGGTAAAAAAGATGTCAAACTACCATGATGTGGGAGTTTAAGAATATCAGCACTTAAATCCACATCCCGAGCCAATAAATCTTCCAAGCCCTCTTTTTCAATATCACCAGTCAATAACCAACTGCAATTTCCATATTTTATCTTCACCACCAAAGAGCGATTATTCTCACTAAATGGTTTCTCAAAAGTAGGATGCAATATTTCCCAAGTAAGCTCTTTTCCCAAATTAAACTTATCCCCTGCAGTAAGTTCTTTTCGCGGTATCTGCTTTTTCCTACATAACTCACCAATTTGGACCTCTACCTGACTATTTTCCTCTTGCGGTGGCTGCAAAAACTTTCCCACCCGAAAAGAAGGCATTAAAGCAATTAAACCCTCACTATGATCCCAATGATGATGTGACATCATCATCACATTTAAATAATTGATCCCATAATGGGCAAGTACTGGTTCAACGATTTTTTTACCTACGGAAAAAGTAGAACCTACCCTCCCTCCACCATCTAATAAAGCTGTTTTACCCTGCGGAGTTTTAATTAAAATACTGTCACCCTGCCCCACATCCAAAAAAACTATTTCTAAATAAGCCTTTGTAGGCCAAACAAATAATAACAGCAAAGCCATTATAATAGAAACAATCACCCCTTTCATTAGGAATGGTACCTCCCGCCATAAATAACGGGAATATTCCAGAAAGGGCAAAAAAACCAAAAATAAATAATATAAACCTAAAGCTGCCAGCGAAGGGGCTGCCAAATTAATACTAGCACCACTTAAACTAGCTGCCTTAATTACAATTTCACTTAAAATAAACAACAAAAAACCGGCAGCTAAAAAAAAAGGTGCTGCTATAAAAGGCACCATTAGTACCCCCAAGGCTCCTACAAAAGCCAGCATAGCCGCTAAACCGAAAATAGCTACTGCCAAAATGTTAACTAAAGGAGAAATCAAAGAAACCTGATTAAAATGATAGGCCAAAAGGGGACTACTAACTAAAAAAGCGGCAAAAGGTACCCCGATAAAATATGGACACCCTTTTCTAACCAGCCAAGGAGTTAAATAAAAAATGCCCCCAGTGGTGACAAAAGAAAGTTGAAAACCTACCTGGAAAAGTTCACCCGGACAAATCAAAAGTACCAACCCAGCAGCAGCACCCCAAGAATTATAAAAATCATTTTTCCTTTCAACCATTAAAGCTAATAAGCCTAAAAAGGCCATTAAGGAGGCTCGTAAAATAGAAGCACCCCAACCTACCAAAAAACCATAAGCAATTAACACTAAACTGCCCCAAAACAAACGCCAAACCCTAGAAAGTTGAAAAAAAGACAACAAAAACCAAACAAAACCTAAAACTAAGCCGACATGTAAGCCGGATACCGCAAAAAGATGAACAACACCGGCCTTTTGATAAGCCTCCCATTCAGCTGCCTCCATAGAATGAGTATCACCAAAAAGCAGACCCAATAAAAGACCTTTTTCCCGCTGAGGTAAAAGTGGTTCCAAATAAGTAATAATTTTTTTTCTACCTCGGCCAGCCCAACTTTTAATTCCCTGTCCACTTTTAATTAATTCCACTTGCCCCTGAAAACTATTGACCTGCCAAAAAACCCCTTGCCTAGCCAAATATTCCCGATAATTAAAATTCCCCGGATTACGTGCTATAGCCGGAAGTTCAATTTTCCCCTGAAATTTAAGTTGATCACCGGGAAAATAAACTACTGTAGTAGGTTTAGCCACAACTAAAACACATTTACCTACCAAATAATTCGGACCCCGGGAAACTTTTTTTATTTTTAAAAAATAGTTACTACTAGTTTCACTTATCCTCGGATAAGTGAACAATACTCCTTCTCCCACCAGCCCAATCCCTTCAAATTTACTACTGTGTGCGGCTGGCACTTGACTTAAACTAAACCAAAAAGCACCCCCACAGAAAAAAAGTGGTAGTAAAAAATAACTTAAATACCGCTCCTTTTTAAGTAAAAATACCGTAATTAATAAAAAAACAAACATAATTAAAATTAATAATAACCAAACTAAACAATAATTACCCCGCGAAAAATAGATACCAGCCGCAAATAATAAACTACCTGTTAATAAAGGTCTCTTTTTCATTAGTTCACCGTAATTAACGACTGTAGTTTTTGAAAAGTTTTTTCACCAATTCCGGCTACTTGTGTTAAATCTTCAGGCTTTTGAAAAGGCCCCTGTTCTTGGCGATAAGCAATTATTCTTTGGGCAATAACCGGACCAATTTGCGGCAACTCGGTTAATTCACCTACACCAGCTGTATTTATATTAATCAAACCACTAACTTGACTTAAACTACCCAATTGCTCCTCAGCTGGCACCCCAACAAATTCACTTTCCTCTTGTGAAGGCACCCTAATTTGTTTACCATCCAACAAAGGTAAAGCTAAATTTAACTTACTTAAATCTGCTTCAGCTGTAGGCCCAGCCTTTTCAATCACTTCAGCCACACGTGCACCTTCCACAAAAGTATAAACCCCAGGCCGCTCCACCGCTCCCACTACATGAACCACAATTTCCCGTGGTTCGATCTCTTTAATCTCCTCAGCCGTTATTTCTAATTCAAAATCATCAAATCTCCTAGCTTGATACTTCAAACCACCAAAAAAAATAAAAACACCTAAACAAACCAAAATAATAATTTGAACTTGTCGAGGCAATTTTTCCACTTCCCTCACCCTTACAAAAAATACTATTTTACCATTATTCGCCATTTAACAGCATTTTCCTGCTTTTAATTTTTAAAAAGCAGGAAAATCCCTAAAGTACCCCGAAATTATGGTTAAAACAATAGGGGGAGGCTCAACATATGCCCACAGCAAAAAAGATTATGAACATTGCTAAAAAAATGATGGCCCAACAAGGATTTAATGGTACTACTGTCAGCCAAATTGCTCGTAAAGCACAAATTTCTACAAAAACCTTTTACAAATTTTTTACTCATAAAGAGGCCCTCTTAGAAGAAATCTTTATTACCGAATTAAAAAAGCAGCATAACTTCTATTTTAATATGAAAAATTGGCATATTGACTGGTTTTTAAAAATTAATGGTATCCTCAATTTTCATTTACAAGAACTGCAAACCGAACCGGAAACTCCCTTACTTCTCCTGCGGGAAAGAACTAATCCTGCTTTAAATCAAGAAAAAATTCAAGCCAAATTTAAGGAATTAACTCAGCTTTTAGCCTCTATATTGGAACAAGCTGTAGCTGAACAAAAAATTCGTCCCTGTGATGTAGAGGCCACAGCCCTAATTATTAGCGGATTTTTAGATGCCTTGACATATGAATTTCAAACTAAAAAACCGCTTCCTTTGGAAGCGGCTATTGAAAATTTTTGTTTACTTTTACGTCAGGGATTAACCACAAATTAAGCTGCTTAATTCTTTTTGGGTCAATATTTTACCTTCTTTACTTACCCGCATATTATCACCAGAAATTTCATCAATCAAGGCAATTTGCCCCGCAATTTTACCAAATTCCAACTTTATATCGATTAAATCAAGACCTTTTGTTTGTAAAATTTTGTTTATCAAATAGGTAATCTGCTTAGTTAATTCTACTGTTTTTCTTAATTCAGTCTCTGTCATTAAATTTAACTGCACAATACTGGCCTCATTGATCAGTGGGTCACCCTGCTGATCATCTTTTATGGTTATTTCCACTAAATAATCAAGTGGTTCACCACTTTCTACATATTTTCCATAACGCTGCACAAAACTACCCATAGCCTGTAAACGACAAATAAATTCCAATCCGGCCCCAAAAGTTTCCGCCTGTTTAACTAACATAGTTCCTTTTTTCAAATCACTTTCCAAATAATGTGTGGAGATACCTGCCTCAGCCAACTTTTTAAAAAAATAACTAGACATTTTTAAAGAAGCCAAACCTTTACCTTCTATTTGTCCCACAACTTCATTTCCACCCGGGTCAATAGTTTGACCTATTCCGGTAACCGTATCTTTAAAAACTAATAAAAGTAAATCTGGTGCCGTTTTCCAAACGGTTTCTGTTTTACCTTCACTCCATATTTCCACTTTCTTTCACCCCATCACCACATTAACTAATTTACCAGGTACAACAATTAATCTTTTAATTTCTGCCTGTTCAGCCCGCTCTTGTACCCGCTGATTATTTATCGCCAATTTTTCCAACTCTTCGCGACTTATTTCCGCTGGTACCAAAAGATGATCTCTAACCTTACCATTAATCTGCAAAACAATTTCTATTTTTTTAGTTTGTAAAGCCTCTTCCTGATAATCAGGCCAATCTTCCAAATGAATACTAGTTTCTTTTCCCAAGGCCTCCCATAATTCCTCACATAAATGTGGTGTAAAAGGAGCCAAAAGAATTAATAAAGTTTCAAGGGCCTTAATCAGTAAATCCTTATTTTGTCTAACCCCCTCACGATAATGGTATAGACCATTAACAAATTCCATTAAAGCACTAATAGCAGTATTAAAATTAAAACGTTCTTCAAGATCTGCACTTACCTTTTTAATAGTCACATGCATTAAACGATATAATTCTTCATCTTCCTCGGAAAATTCCGGGGAAACATTTAATTTTCCGGCTGTCAAATCAGCCAAATAATTTTTTACCAAACGCCAAACCCGATTTAAAAAACGGTAACTACCCTCTACCCCTTGATCACTCCACTCCAAATCACGTTCCGGAGGGGCGGCAAAAAGAATGAAAAGACGTGCCGTATCAGCACCATAACGAGCAATAATTTCCTCAGGACTAACCACATTACCTTTTGATTTAGACATTTTTTGACCATCTTTTAAGACCATACCCTGAGTCAATAAATTTTGAAAAGGTTCACGCACCTTTAATAAACCAAAATCAGCCAAAGCCTTAGTAAAAAAACGGGCATACATTAAATGCATGATGGCATGTTCTACTCCCCCAATATATTGATCAACATTCATCCAATAATTGGCCTTTTCCCGGGAAAAAGGTTTTTCCCGGTTTTGCGGATCAGTAAAACGCAAAAAATACCAAGAAGAACAAACAAATGTATCCATAGTATCAGTTTCCCGCAGTGCCTGGCCGCCACATTGAGGACAAGTAGTTTCAAGAAATTCCGCTACATAACGTAAAGGGGATTCTCCAGAAGGTTGAAACTCCACTTCACCAGGTAATAAAACTGGCAAATCCTCTTCTGATACTGGTACCATACCACATTTTTCACAATAAATAACCGGAATAGGTGCTCCCCAATAACGCTGCCGAGAAATTAACCAATCCCTTAAACGGTAGTTAACCGTAATTTTACCTAAACCTTTTTGCTCCAAATATTCAGCTATTTTTTTTCGCCCTACTTCACTACTTAAGCCACTAAAATCACCAGAATTAATCATTATTCCGTCTAGGGTATAAGCCTCACCCATAAAATCAATAGTTTGCTCCACAGGCTGAATTACAGTTTTAATTGCTAAATCATATTTTTGAGCAAACATAAAATCACGTTCATCATGAGCAGGTACGCCCATTACTGCACCAGTACCATATTCATATAAAACATAATTTGTTACCCAAATAGGTACTCTTTCCCCATTTAAGGGATTCAAAGCATAAGCCCCAGTAAAAACACCTTTTTTTTCAGTTTCCGCAGAGGTTCGTTCTATTTCACTCATTTGTTGTACTTGTTTAATAAACTGACTAACCGGCTGTTCAGCAGAGGTTCCCTTAATCAACTTTTTCACTAAAGGATGTTCTGGTGCCAAAACTAAATAGGTAACCCCAAAAATAGTATCATGACGAGTAGTATAAACCGGAATCTGTTCCCCAGTTTTTTCCGCGGTAAAATAAATTTCGACCCCTTCACTGCGGCCAATCCAATTCTCCTGCATAATTTTTACTTTTTCCGGCCAACCAGGCAACTCTGTCAAACTATCCAAAAGCTCCTGAGCATAAGCAGTAATTTTTAAATACCACTGTTCCAATGCCTTTTTTTCCACTATAGTGGCACAGCGTTCACATGCATTATTTACTACCTGTTCATTAGCCAACACTGTATGACAATCTGGACACCAATTTACATAAGCCTCTTTTTTATAAGCCAAACCATGTTTATAGAATTGCAGAAAAAGCCATTGTGTCCAGTGATAATAATCAGGTGCAGAAGTAGTTACTTCCCGAGACCAATCATAACTTAAACCCATACTTTTTAACTGCTCCCGCATAGCCTTTATATTATCCCGAGTCCATTTAGCCGGGGGAATTCGATTTTGAATAGCCGCATTTTCGGCTGGTAAACCAAACGCATCCCAGCCCATAGGATGTAAAACATTATAACCTTGCATAGTTTTAAAACGAGCCACCACATCACCAATAGCATAATTACGCACATGTCCCATATGCAAATTCCCCGAAGGATAAGGAAACATTTCCAAACAATAATATTTTTTACGGGAACTATCCTCCCTAACGCGATATAAATTCTCAGCAGCCCATTTTTGCTGCCACTTTTTTTCTATTTCCCGAAAATTATATTTTTCTGCCACCAACCCTGCCT harbors:
- a CDS encoding phosphoribosylaminoimidazolesuccinocarboxamide synthase; this translates as MEIWSEGKTETVWKTAPDLLLLVFKDTVTGIGQTIDPGGNEVVGQIEGKGLASLKMSSYFFKKLAEAGISTHYLESDLKKGTMLVKQAETFGAGLEFICRLQAMGSFVQRYGKYVESGEPLDYLVEITIKDDQQGDPLINEASIVQLNLMTETELRKTVELTKQITYLINKILQTKGLDLIDIKLEFGKIAGQIALIDEISGDNMRVSKEGKILTQKELSSLICG
- a CDS encoding leucine--tRNA ligase, coding for MAEKYNFREIEKKWQQKWAAENLYRVREDSSRKKYYCLEMFPYPSGNLHMGHVRNYAIGDVVARFKTMQGYNVLHPMGWDAFGLPAENAAIQNRIPPAKWTRDNIKAMREQLKSMGLSYDWSREVTTSAPDYYHWTQWLFLQFYKHGLAYKKEAYVNWCPDCHTVLANEQVVNNACERCATIVEKKALEQWYLKITAYAQELLDSLTELPGWPEKVKIMQENWIGRSEGVEIYFTAEKTGEQIPVYTTRHDTIFGVTYLVLAPEHPLVKKLIKGTSAEQPVSQFIKQVQQMSEIERTSAETEKKGVFTGAYALNPLNGERVPIWVTNYVLYEYGTGAVMGVPAHDERDFMFAQKYDLAIKTVIQPVEQTIDFMGEAYTLDGIMINSGDFSGLSSEVGRKKIAEYLEQKGLGKITVNYRLRDWLISRQRYWGAPIPVIYCEKCGMVPVSEEDLPVLLPGEVEFQPSGESPLRYVAEFLETTCPQCGGQALRETDTMDTFVCSSWYFLRFTDPQNREKPFSREKANYWMNVDQYIGGVEHAIMHLMYARFFTKALADFGLLKVREPFQNLLTQGMVLKDGQKMSKSKGNVVSPEEIIARYGADTARLFILFAAPPERDLEWSDQGVEGSYRFLNRVWRLVKNYLADLTAGKLNVSPEFSEEDEELYRLMHVTIKKVSADLEERFNFNTAISALMEFVNGLYHYREGVRQNKDLLIKALETLLILLAPFTPHLCEELWEALGKETSIHLEDWPDYQEEALQTKKIEIVLQINGKVRDHLLVPAEISREELEKLAINNQRVQERAEQAEIKRLIVVPGKLVNVVMG